The following proteins are co-located in the Chloroflexota bacterium genome:
- a CDS encoding ABC transporter substrate-binding protein encodes MIRRRLLAVLSVLVLVAMVLVSCGPKATPTTAPQPTTAPTQAPAATTAPAAPTPVPTQPPAPAVKRGGTLKWARNAIPENFDMAWTEANADVWIMVNVFEPLVRVDRTGTKIEPALAESWTVSDDGLTYTFKMRPGLKFHDGTDVTTEDVVYSLIRARDTGPWNWSLANVETVEAVDNSTVRLKLKEKSADFLAGLALFSNGIFPKKAFEAAGSPEEFFKKPIGTGPFMVADWVVGEYMVLKKNPYYWEMGVDGKPLPYLDEIRLTQVAEDSTRVLQVQSGEIDATDAIPFSQVAALKNDPNAVLTLWPSTQTYYIFLNHTKPPFDDVKVRQALNYAIDRQALLDVVLHGNGEVAKSFMPKASPCWNPNLEGFPYNLEKAKQLIAESKYPNGYKGVKLEVPSGRVIGRDQATVLKEMWAKIGIEVEVNEIEGGLLGDKFRNGTFEAISGYQWTNDVIDPAQQVAWFVVDPAVHSGWKNDRAVELTMKAAVELDPQKRCEMYYEIQKIYNDEAVEIPLYHTPFTT; translated from the coding sequence ATGATTAGAAGGAGACTTTTGGCCGTTCTCAGCGTGCTGGTCCTGGTGGCCATGGTGCTGGTGAGTTGTGGGCCGAAGGCCACGCCCACCACCGCGCCACAGCCGACCACGGCGCCCACGCAGGCCCCAGCGGCGACCACCGCGCCAGCCGCGCCAACGCCGGTGCCCACCCAACCGCCCGCCCCTGCCGTCAAACGCGGAGGGACCCTGAAGTGGGCGCGCAATGCGATCCCCGAGAACTTTGACATGGCCTGGACGGAAGCCAACGCCGACGTCTGGATCATGGTGAATGTCTTTGAGCCGCTGGTGCGGGTGGATCGCACGGGGACCAAGATTGAGCCGGCACTCGCCGAATCGTGGACGGTGAGCGACGATGGGCTTACCTACACGTTCAAGATGCGGCCCGGCCTGAAGTTCCATGACGGCACGGACGTTACCACGGAAGATGTCGTTTACTCCCTCATTCGTGCGCGGGACACGGGCCCCTGGAACTGGAGCCTCGCGAACGTGGAGACCGTAGAGGCCGTGGACAATTCTACCGTCCGCCTGAAACTCAAAGAGAAGTCGGCTGATTTTCTTGCCGGCCTGGCCCTGTTCAGCAACGGCATCTTCCCCAAGAAAGCCTTTGAGGCCGCAGGCTCCCCAGAGGAGTTCTTCAAGAAACCCATCGGCACCGGCCCGTTCATGGTTGCCGACTGGGTCGTCGGCGAGTACATGGTGCTCAAGAAGAACCCCTACTACTGGGAGATGGGCGTGGATGGCAAGCCGCTGCCCTACCTGGACGAGATTCGGCTGACCCAGGTCGCCGAAGACAGCACGCGCGTGCTCCAGGTGCAATCGGGCGAGATTGACGCCACCGACGCCATCCCGTTCAGCCAGGTGGCCGCGCTCAAGAACGATCCGAACGCCGTGCTCACACTGTGGCCATCTACCCAGACCTACTACATCTTCCTGAACCACACAAAGCCGCCCTTTGACGATGTCAAAGTGCGCCAGGCGCTGAACTACGCCATTGACCGGCAGGCGCTTCTGGATGTCGTGCTCCACGGCAACGGCGAGGTGGCCAAATCCTTCATGCCCAAGGCTTCGCCGTGCTGGAACCCGAATCTGGAGGGCTTCCCGTACAATCTGGAGAAGGCGAAGCAACTCATTGCCGAATCCAAATACCCCAACGGCTACAAGGGCGTGAAACTGGAAGTGCCCAGCGGGCGCGTGATCGGGCGCGACCAGGCCACCGTCCTCAAGGAGATGTGGGCCAAGATCGGCATTGAGGTAGAGGTCAACGAGATTGAGGGCGGGCTGCTCGGCGACAAGTTCCGTAACGGCACGTTTGAGGCCATCTCGGGGTACCAGTGGACCAACGACGTCATTGACCCGGCGCAGCAAGTGGCCTGGTTCGTCGTGGACCCGGCAGTTCACTCGGGGTGGAAGAACGACCGCGCTGTGGAACTGACCATGAAGGCCGCCGTGGAACTGGATCCCCAGAAGCGGTGTGAGATGTATTACGAGATCCAGAAGATCTACAACGACGAGGCAGTGGAGATCCCGCTGTACCACACACCGTTCACGACCTT
- a CDS encoding creatininase family protein translates to MLLEQMNWMQVEQYLKKDDRLVLVLGSTEEHGYYSVATDTQCPWEIAKAACEQENVVLAPALPYGPSFGLMAYPGTVNIEYATYLNLVEQILQSFIQHGFRRILILNGHGGNKIAERLAGILRQKNPGVMIKFRSWYLLPSVLEFMERLGGKENHHGAWIEGFPWINQVAPLPQGRKPDVDWTDFHSLTPREIRERLGDGTGGGEYARDEKTMREYFQVAVRDVVQILRGPWDA, encoded by the coding sequence GTTGCTGGAACAAATGAACTGGATGCAGGTGGAGCAATACCTCAAGAAGGATGACCGCCTGGTGTTGGTGCTGGGTTCTACCGAGGAGCACGGGTACTATAGCGTGGCCACGGACACGCAGTGCCCCTGGGAAATCGCCAAGGCTGCGTGTGAGCAGGAGAATGTAGTCCTGGCGCCCGCTCTTCCGTATGGCCCATCCTTTGGCCTCATGGCGTACCCGGGCACCGTGAACATAGAGTATGCCACTTACCTGAACCTGGTGGAGCAGATTCTCCAGTCGTTCATTCAGCACGGGTTCCGCAGGATTCTGATCCTGAACGGCCACGGCGGCAACAAGATCGCCGAACGGTTGGCGGGCATTCTCCGGCAGAAGAACCCAGGCGTGATGATCAAATTCCGCTCGTGGTACCTGTTGCCCAGCGTCCTGGAGTTCATGGAGCGCCTTGGCGGCAAGGAGAATCATCATGGCGCCTGGATTGAAGGCTTCCCGTGGATCAATCAGGTCGCGCCACTGCCGCAGGGCCGTAAACCCGACGTGGACTGGACCGACTTCCATAGCCTGACACCGCGTGAAATCCGCGAGAGGCTAGGCGATGGTACAGGCGGCGGCGAATACGCACGCGACGAGAAGACCATGCGCGAGTACTTCCAGGTCGCCGTCCGAGACGTGGTGCAAATCCTGAGAGGCCCATGGGACGCCTAG